Proteins from a single region of Aureibacter tunicatorum:
- a CDS encoding mechanosensitive ion channel family protein gives MDQIIDFLKMIWSYCIAMLDYKFIDSASHQVSFGSVLNFLVALVILYLFAENLRRILIKRVLTRFEKLKSYSSTVAAVMKYTILVIGFFIIAQSLGINLSSIYVLFGSLGVGIGIGLQNIAENLISGVIIFFERPLKVGDRVEVDDIVGQIQDIGPRATTVLTNDNISVIVPNSRFVSNLVINWSHNDSKVRFHFPVGVSYKEDPDRVKTVLLEILSNHKDILDHPKPEIWFTNYGDSSLDFEIVVWTETMTNVPKVLKSELYFEIFKKFSEYNIEIPFPQRDLHLKEVPENLTLASKLSMEGSRN, from the coding sequence ATGGACCAAATTATTGATTTTTTGAAAATGATATGGAGTTATTGCATTGCAATGCTCGATTATAAATTCATCGATTCGGCTAGCCATCAAGTAAGTTTTGGGAGTGTGCTGAATTTTCTTGTAGCTCTTGTGATATTGTACCTTTTTGCGGAAAATCTTAGGCGGATTTTGATTAAAAGAGTCTTGACAAGGTTTGAAAAGTTGAAGAGTTATAGTTCAACAGTCGCAGCAGTGATGAAATATACGATTTTAGTCATTGGTTTTTTTATCATAGCTCAGTCTCTAGGGATTAATTTGAGTAGTATATATGTTTTGTTTGGATCTCTGGGCGTAGGTATTGGTATCGGACTTCAAAATATTGCTGAAAATTTGATTTCCGGCGTAATTATTTTTTTCGAACGGCCTTTGAAAGTGGGAGATAGGGTCGAAGTGGATGATATTGTTGGTCAGATTCAAGATATTGGGCCAAGAGCTACTACGGTATTGACTAATGACAATATTTCTGTCATAGTTCCTAATAGTCGATTCGTATCTAATTTAGTTATTAATTGGAGTCATAATGATTCCAAAGTTCGTTTTCATTTCCCTGTTGGGGTTTCATACAAGGAAGATCCTGATAGAGTTAAAACAGTCTTATTAGAAATATTATCGAATCATAAAGATATCTTGGATCATCCGAAGCCAGAGATTTGGTTTACAAATTATGGAGATAGTTCATTGGATTTTGAGATTGTAGTTTGGACCGAAACAATGACGAATGTGCCTAAAGTTCTAAAGAGTGAATTGTATTTTGAAATATTCAAAAAGTTTAGCGAGTATAACATCGAAATACCATTTCCACAGAGAGATCTTCATTTAAAAGAAGTGCCAGAAAATCTTACTTTGGCTTCTAAATTGAGTATGGAGGGAAGTCGAAACTAG
- a CDS encoding vWA domain-containing protein — MTWFKSFDTLDFILISIFIVFYILFIYKTLSKAKKLHTTANRVLAKLILRSLYFALFIIALLGPSFGKKTQEVETIGKDIYIAIDLSNSMNAHDIQPTRLEKIKFELKNIVESFKGDRIGLIIFSSEAFVQCPLTYDIGALNLFISTLNSSLVPKAGTDFEPPLSLALQKLTNDNSPSEENNAKVIVLISDGEDFGEQSKSTAEEISENGIKIFTLGVGSEEGSKIKQTRGYLTDKQGKNVVTKLNPVELKEIARIGNGNYFEINSSRSDVTKLINSIKSIKGKSRGKTKLEVSNNKYTYFLILAFILMVVDVMIPVQTIKLQ, encoded by the coding sequence ATGACTTGGTTCAAATCTTTTGACACACTAGATTTTATTTTAATTTCTATTTTTATAGTCTTCTATATATTATTTATATACAAAACGCTTTCTAAAGCGAAGAAACTTCATACTACAGCTAATAGAGTTCTCGCAAAACTGATATTAAGGAGCTTATATTTCGCTCTTTTCATTATAGCCTTGCTTGGACCATCTTTTGGCAAAAAAACGCAAGAAGTAGAAACTATAGGCAAAGACATATATATAGCCATTGACTTGTCAAATTCGATGAACGCTCACGACATACAACCAACAAGATTGGAAAAAATAAAATTTGAGCTAAAAAACATCGTCGAATCATTCAAAGGTGATCGTATAGGTCTCATAATATTCTCTTCCGAGGCATTTGTACAATGCCCTCTTACTTATGACATTGGTGCTTTGAATCTGTTTATTTCAACGCTTAACTCATCTCTTGTGCCTAAAGCGGGTACTGATTTTGAGCCTCCTCTTAGCCTTGCTTTGCAAAAATTAACCAATGACAATTCTCCTAGTGAAGAAAACAATGCTAAAGTCATAGTGCTGATTAGCGATGGCGAGGACTTTGGAGAACAATCAAAATCAACTGCTGAGGAAATCAGCGAAAATGGAATAAAAATATTCACACTAGGTGTTGGAAGTGAAGAAGGAAGTAAAATCAAGCAAACCAGAGGTTATCTAACAGACAAACAGGGGAAAAATGTCGTAACAAAATTAAACCCTGTCGAGCTTAAAGAAATCGCTCGTATTGGAAATGGAAATTATTTCGAGATCAATTCCAGCCGAAGCGATGTAACTAAATTGATTAATTCAATTAAAAGTATCAAAGGAAAATCTAGAGGAAAAACCAAATTGGAAGTTAGCAACAACAAGTACACTTACTTCCTTATTTTAGCATTTATCCTAATGGTAGTGGATGTCATGATCCCAGTTCAAACCATCAAACTACAGTAG
- a CDS encoding exonuclease domain-containing protein: MYAILDIETTGGNYNTGKITEIAIYLHDGSKVCKHFHSLVNPEKSIPYYITTITGIDNEMVAHAPKFYEIAKDIIEITDGATIVAHNSAFDYNFIKEEFKNLGYEFKRKNICTVRLSRKLIPGQDSYSLGKLTKALGIELKNHHRAEADAAATVQLFELLLKLDHEKKTIEGRKELLLHPNLSRESIEALPELTGVYYFRNEHDQIIYIGKSLNIKQRVWQHLYNHKTKKALEMKERIASIDYIVTGSELVALLKESDEIKIHKPVYNRAQRRSVFNSGIFAIYDQNGYINFKIAKSATNGQAIIFYDSNEKAKSVLFNGIEKYGLCQKLSGLYKSSGSCFHYTIKQCSGACIQEETPEDYNLKATKFIDNLTYKEKNFLIIDKGINEEERSLICIENGRYIGFGTIQTSDAITSIDDAKNHIQPYRNNKDTQQIIRSYLSNKKVEKIIKF, translated from the coding sequence ATGTACGCTATACTGGACATTGAAACAACAGGAGGAAATTACAATACTGGCAAAATCACCGAAATAGCCATTTATCTTCATGACGGTTCGAAAGTATGCAAACACTTTCATAGTTTAGTCAATCCAGAAAAAAGCATTCCATACTATATCACCACGATTACAGGAATTGACAATGAAATGGTTGCTCACGCGCCAAAGTTTTATGAAATAGCTAAAGACATCATTGAAATCACTGATGGAGCGACAATAGTGGCGCACAACTCTGCCTTTGATTATAACTTCATCAAAGAAGAGTTTAAAAACCTAGGGTATGAGTTCAAACGAAAAAACATCTGCACAGTCAGACTAAGCAGAAAGCTTATCCCCGGCCAAGATTCCTACAGTTTAGGAAAACTAACAAAAGCTCTTGGCATAGAGCTTAAGAATCATCACAGAGCAGAGGCTGACGCCGCTGCGACAGTTCAACTCTTCGAACTGCTGCTTAAACTTGATCACGAAAAAAAGACTATCGAAGGCAGAAAAGAACTATTGCTACACCCCAACCTCAGCAGAGAATCGATAGAAGCTCTACCCGAACTTACTGGTGTTTATTATTTCAGAAACGAGCACGATCAAATTATTTATATAGGCAAAAGCTTAAACATTAAGCAACGAGTATGGCAACACCTTTATAATCACAAAACAAAGAAAGCGCTGGAAATGAAGGAAAGAATTGCTTCTATAGATTACATAGTAACAGGAAGCGAACTTGTAGCTTTACTCAAAGAATCCGACGAAATAAAAATTCACAAGCCAGTATACAATAGAGCTCAAAGACGAAGTGTATTCAACAGCGGAATCTTTGCCATCTACGATCAAAATGGCTACATCAATTTTAAAATAGCTAAATCTGCCACCAATGGACAAGCGATCATTTTTTACGACTCAAATGAAAAGGCCAAAAGTGTTTTATTCAATGGCATTGAAAAATATGGACTTTGTCAAAAACTAAGCGGCTTATATAAATCCAGCGGATCATGCTTCCACTATACTATCAAGCAATGCTCCGGAGCATGCATACAAGAAGAAACTCCTGAAGACTACAACCTAAAAGCAACAAAATTTATAGACAACCTAACTTATAAGGAAAAAAACTTCCTTATCATCGATAAAGGAATAAATGAAGAAGAGAGAAGCCTTATTTGCATTGAAAATGGCCGATACATAGGCTTCGGAACTATTCAAACTAGCGATGCAATCACTTCCATTGATGATGCTAAAAATCACATTCAACCTTATCGCAACAATAAGGATACGCAGCAAATCATCAGGAGTTACCTATCTAATAAAAAAGTTGAAAAAATCATTAAATTCTAA
- a CDS encoding diacylglycerol kinase family lipid kinase yields MKILFLINPTSGTKTVNHLKEKIEEVVNTDFFTPEIVYTEYRGHAEVLAQNAANENYHAVIAVGGDGTVNEVARSLVHTDTALGIIPKGSGNGLARSLNIPLDIEKAIQRLNENKIDLIDAGLANEKHFFCTAGIGFDAEIGKAFEMADSRGLKTYVSESIKHFFSYEPKHYTILTENGKIETKAFLLTIANAGQYGNDFYVSPHAKLSDGLLDLCILKPFALFETLPIGIQFLTKTIDKNKHMSITKVHSIDIECDNIDCYHIDGEFQELSGNQLRVSTLPKCLKVIH; encoded by the coding sequence ATGAAGATTTTATTCTTAATCAATCCAACATCAGGCACAAAAACTGTAAATCACCTGAAAGAAAAAATCGAAGAAGTGGTGAATACAGATTTTTTCACACCAGAAATAGTCTATACTGAATATCGCGGACATGCTGAAGTGCTTGCTCAAAATGCGGCTAATGAAAACTATCACGCCGTAATAGCCGTAGGCGGAGATGGCACTGTAAATGAAGTAGCAAGAAGTCTAGTCCATACTGACACCGCCTTGGGCATCATTCCAAAAGGCTCTGGAAATGGTTTGGCTCGATCGCTTAATATCCCCTTAGACATTGAAAAAGCTATCCAAAGATTGAATGAGAATAAAATTGACTTGATCGATGCTGGCTTGGCGAATGAAAAACACTTCTTTTGCACAGCAGGCATAGGCTTTGATGCTGAAATTGGCAAAGCATTTGAAATGGCTGATAGCCGAGGTTTAAAAACATATGTATCAGAATCCATCAAGCATTTCTTTTCTTACGAACCAAAACACTATACTATCCTTACTGAAAACGGCAAAATAGAAACAAAAGCTTTTTTACTCACCATTGCCAATGCTGGACAATATGGAAATGACTTTTATGTTTCTCCGCACGCCAAGCTATCTGATGGACTGCTTGATCTGTGCATTCTCAAGCCTTTTGCGTTGTTTGAAACCTTGCCTATAGGCATACAGTTTTTGACTAAAACAATCGATAAAAACAAGCATATGAGTATCACAAAAGTCCATTCAATTGACATAGAATGCGACAACATCGATTGTTACCATATTGATGGCGAGTTTCAAGAATTATCGGGAAATCAACTAAGGGTAAGCACTTTGCCAAAATGTCTTAAAGTGATACACTAA
- a CDS encoding S9 family peptidase codes for MKNSLILKNWIIILFLFASTSYAQQKDLLLEDIFKNYTFNQKSVYGINWMKDGKFYTTFASLDNGDVAILKKNILSNEVVDTLVTNSELAIFLSNPYFRIQDYSLSSQENQMLISSETESIYRRSSKSYYFIYDLSNNTIQPVSENEKISNATFSPNGKMVAYTKGNNIFIYNIATNNTSQVTNDGEWNKIINGSSDWVYEEEFSIAKAFFWSPDSKKISYFKFNEEDVPVYNMQKWQGLYPKDYKFKYPKAGENNSIVTAHVFNLDNNKTSTINTGSNPDIYLPRMQWTTQDGVLSIIKMNRLQNELEIIHYNAVSEETQTILTETSDTYVDLDFNDKLIYLQNGSFLRTSEKDGFKHIYLHASNGEELQQITSGNWEVSSLIGINEKSKTIYYTSREESPLETTLYSIKTNGKSKKKLSTRKGSNRANFSNDYKYYINYNSAVDQPYYITLHSSNGKMLKVLEDNKNLLSKLNDYKLGKKEFIKIKSDNEELNAYVIYPYNFDENAKYPVLMQVYGGPGSQLVVDSFGRTRDFWHYYLANQGYIIVCVDNRGTGGRGRKFKHSTYKQLGKLETEDQINAAKEISKLPYIDADRIGIWGWSYGGYMSSLCLLKGNNVFKTAIAVAPVTNWRFYDTIYTERYLQTPQDNPSGYDEYSPMFLADRLKGNYFIIHGTGDDNVHFQNSVEMVNQLIKSDKQFNSFYYPDRDHSIRGGNTSMHLYQMMTDYLRNNL; via the coding sequence ATGAAAAATAGCTTGATCCTTAAAAATTGGATTATAATATTATTTTTATTTGCATCAACCTCATACGCTCAACAAAAAGATCTACTTTTAGAGGATATTTTTAAGAACTATACTTTTAACCAAAAATCTGTTTATGGCATCAACTGGATGAAAGATGGTAAATTTTACACCACATTCGCCAGCTTAGACAACGGAGATGTTGCTATCTTGAAAAAAAATATTCTAAGCAATGAAGTTGTTGACACTTTAGTTACTAACTCTGAACTAGCTATATTTTTAAGCAATCCATATTTCAGGATTCAAGATTACAGCCTAAGTTCACAAGAAAATCAAATGTTGATTTCCAGTGAAACGGAAAGCATCTACAGAAGATCCTCCAAGTCGTATTACTTCATTTACGACTTGTCTAACAACACTATCCAACCAGTTTCGGAAAATGAAAAAATATCCAACGCAACATTTTCTCCAAATGGCAAAATGGTAGCATACACCAAAGGAAATAATATTTTCATCTACAACATTGCAACTAATAACACTTCTCAAGTCACAAATGATGGCGAATGGAACAAGATAATCAATGGTAGCTCTGACTGGGTATATGAAGAAGAGTTTTCCATTGCCAAAGCTTTCTTTTGGTCCCCTGACAGCAAAAAAATAAGCTATTTCAAATTCAACGAAGAAGATGTGCCAGTTTATAATATGCAAAAATGGCAAGGCTTGTATCCAAAAGATTATAAATTCAAATATCCAAAAGCCGGTGAAAACAACTCTATTGTAACTGCCCATGTTTTTAATCTAGACAATAATAAAACATCCACTATAAACACAGGCAGCAATCCAGACATTTACCTACCAAGAATGCAATGGACAACTCAAGATGGTGTCTTATCCATCATTAAAATGAATCGACTGCAAAATGAATTGGAAATCATTCATTACAATGCTGTTAGCGAGGAAACTCAAACCATACTCACAGAAACTTCCGATACTTACGTGGATCTGGACTTCAACGACAAATTAATTTATCTGCAAAATGGATCATTTTTGCGCACCAGTGAAAAAGACGGATTCAAACATATTTACCTTCATGCAAGCAATGGCGAAGAGCTTCAGCAAATCACATCAGGAAATTGGGAAGTAAGTAGCTTAATAGGCATCAACGAAAAAAGCAAGACTATTTACTACACATCAAGAGAAGAAAGCCCATTGGAAACTACTTTATACTCTATAAAAACCAATGGCAAGTCGAAAAAGAAACTAAGCACAAGAAAAGGGTCCAACAGAGCTAATTTTAGCAATGATTATAAATATTACATCAATTACAACTCTGCTGTTGATCAACCTTATTACATCACTTTGCATTCATCAAACGGCAAAATGCTTAAAGTTCTTGAAGATAATAAGAATCTGTTGAGTAAACTGAATGATTACAAACTTGGCAAAAAAGAATTCATTAAAATCAAATCAGATAATGAAGAGTTAAACGCTTATGTTATCTACCCTTACAATTTTGATGAAAATGCCAAATACCCAGTATTGATGCAAGTGTACGGCGGCCCAGGCTCTCAACTTGTGGTTGATAGTTTTGGCAGAACTAGAGATTTTTGGCACTACTACCTAGCCAACCAAGGATACATTATTGTATGCGTTGACAACAGAGGAACAGGCGGGCGAGGAAGAAAATTCAAGCACAGCACATACAAGCAGCTAGGAAAACTTGAAACAGAAGATCAAATTAATGCCGCTAAAGAAATCTCAAAACTACCTTACATCGATGCTGACAGAATCGGCATCTGGGGATGGAGCTATGGCGGATACATGTCATCTCTGTGTTTATTGAAAGGCAATAATGTTTTTAAAACGGCTATTGCTGTCGCTCCTGTAACGAATTGGAGATTTTATGACACCATCTACACTGAGAGATACCTTCAAACACCTCAAGACAACCCTAGCGGATATGATGAATATTCACCAATGTTCCTAGCGGATAGGTTAAAAGGCAATTATTTTATTATTCATGGAACAGGAGATGACAATGTTCATTTTCAAAATTCTGTCGAAATGGTTAATCAACTTATCAAATCCGACAAGCAATTCAATTCTTTCTACTATCCTGACCGAGACCATAGCATAAGGGGTGGAAACACAAGCATGCACCTATACCAAATGATGACCGATTATCTGCGCAACAATCTATAA
- a CDS encoding DASS family sodium-coupled anion symporter, translating to MNSKKSSSADQMDSVDKFKLYGIFLGPIMFTVLLLIPFGEGMNPQAQKVLAIASWMLIWWITEAVPLAVGALLPIPLLSLMGVSTVKEATLPYSSPIVFLFLGGFILAVAMEKWKFHLRVALGIIKLTGTHANGIVAGFMIATALLSMWISNTATTVMMLPIAVSVITLLNNQIEDMKKLKNFSLAILLGIAYAANIGGIATLIGTPANTIFAGYLKETHNIDLDFARWMLVGLPFSIILLGICYFMLIKVFFPNNLGKFGDAKELFDSESKKLGKITYEEKSVFVVFLITATLWLTRSLINKILVNIVTRDEVIALVGAITLFVLPTSKKDGSRIMEWDDAQKLPWGILLLFGGGLSMASALTKTGLIEIAADYVTTNVQVSALVIIIILTTMMIFMTEMMSNVALATLFIPVAGGIATQIGADFLQVTVPVAIAASCAFMLPMATPPNAIVFASGEIKVSQMARTGFLLNIISILLLTLFSLTFVKWVF from the coding sequence ATGAACTCAAAAAAAAGCAGTAGTGCAGATCAAATGGATTCCGTAGACAAGTTCAAGCTTTATGGAATTTTTCTTGGCCCTATCATGTTCACAGTACTTTTATTGATTCCTTTTGGAGAAGGCATGAATCCTCAAGCCCAAAAAGTACTCGCTATCGCATCATGGATGCTCATTTGGTGGATTACCGAAGCTGTTCCGTTAGCGGTCGGAGCACTTCTGCCGATTCCTTTGCTTTCACTCATGGGAGTCAGCACTGTCAAGGAAGCTACTTTGCCCTACAGCAGTCCAATAGTTTTTCTATTTTTAGGCGGATTCATCTTGGCTGTGGCTATGGAAAAATGGAAATTCCACCTCAGAGTCGCTTTGGGAATCATTAAATTAACAGGCACTCACGCTAATGGAATAGTAGCAGGCTTCATGATCGCAACTGCTTTGCTTAGCATGTGGATTTCCAATACTGCAACTACTGTCATGATGTTGCCAATAGCCGTATCGGTTATCACCTTGCTCAACAATCAAATTGAGGACATGAAAAAACTCAAAAACTTCAGTTTGGCAATACTCTTGGGGATAGCCTACGCTGCAAATATCGGAGGAATAGCAACCCTTATTGGAACGCCTGCTAATACCATCTTTGCCGGCTATCTGAAAGAAACGCATAATATAGATCTAGATTTCGCTCGTTGGATGCTCGTTGGACTACCATTTTCTATCATACTTTTAGGCATATGCTATTTCATGCTGATCAAGGTCTTCTTCCCAAACAACCTTGGAAAATTCGGTGATGCAAAAGAACTCTTTGACTCGGAATCAAAAAAGCTTGGCAAAATCACTTACGAGGAAAAAAGCGTTTTCGTAGTATTTTTAATCACTGCAACGCTATGGCTCACGAGAAGTCTTATCAATAAAATTTTGGTAAACATAGTTACAAGAGACGAAGTAATTGCCTTAGTTGGCGCTATCACTCTCTTTGTGTTACCTACTTCAAAAAAAGACGGTAGTAGAATCATGGAATGGGATGACGCGCAAAAACTTCCTTGGGGAATATTATTACTATTTGGAGGCGGCCTAAGTATGGCTTCTGCGCTTACCAAGACTGGATTAATTGAGATTGCCGCAGATTATGTTACTACAAATGTGCAAGTTTCCGCTCTCGTCATCATTATCATTCTAACGACCATGATGATATTCATGACTGAGATGATGAGCAATGTAGCCTTAGCCACCCTGTTCATTCCCGTAGCTGGAGGCATTGCGACACAAATTGGCGCAGACTTCCTTCAAGTAACAGTCCCTGTAGCCATAGCCGCAAGTTGCGCCTTCATGCTTCCCATGGCGACTCCTCCAAATGCGATTGTATTCGCCAGTGGAGAAATTAAAGTTTCGCAAATGGCCAGAACTGGTTTTCTTTTGAACATCATTTCCATATTATTACTCACTCTCTTCAGCTTGACTTTTGTCAAATGGGTGTTTTAA
- the cobT gene encoding nicotinate-nucleotide--dimethylbenzimidazole phosphoribosyltransferase: protein MNLQPFNLDEDIQKKIDTKTKPLGALGDLESIAFKIAKLQNSLMPRLLNPSILVFAGDHGLAKTGVSAFPQDVTWQMVLNFLNKGAAINVFAQQNDIELKIIDAGVNFIFSKENELIDQKIGLGTKNCLEEDAMTEQECLEAIEKGKESVRLIDREGSNVVGCGEMGIGNTSSASLLVSLLCKADIEECVGRGTGLNDEQLENKVKILSQVIKRFGDRERTPVEVLKAVGGFEIAQMAGAFLEAAELGMVILVDGFIASSAFLVAGMINPKISENAVFCHKSHEKGHALILNHFKAKPILDMNLRLGEGTGCALAYPIVKSAVAFFNDMASFESANVSSGN, encoded by the coding sequence ATGAACCTGCAACCATTTAATTTGGATGAGGATATTCAAAAAAAGATTGATACGAAGACAAAGCCATTAGGCGCGTTGGGAGATTTGGAAAGCATAGCATTTAAAATTGCTAAATTACAAAATTCATTGATGCCAAGGCTTCTAAATCCTTCCATACTAGTTTTTGCTGGTGATCATGGTTTGGCAAAGACAGGAGTGAGTGCTTTTCCTCAAGACGTCACTTGGCAGATGGTATTGAACTTTTTGAATAAAGGAGCGGCGATAAATGTTTTTGCTCAGCAAAACGATATTGAACTTAAGATAATAGACGCAGGAGTTAATTTCATATTCTCTAAAGAGAATGAGCTTATTGATCAAAAAATAGGCCTGGGAACGAAAAATTGCCTTGAAGAAGACGCAATGACTGAACAGGAATGTTTGGAAGCAATTGAGAAGGGAAAAGAATCTGTTAGGTTAATTGACAGGGAAGGATCGAATGTAGTGGGTTGTGGAGAGATGGGAATAGGTAATACCTCTTCTGCAAGTTTATTGGTAAGTCTTTTATGCAAGGCGGATATTGAGGAATGCGTTGGCAGAGGCACAGGACTAAATGATGAACAGCTTGAAAACAAGGTTAAAATTTTGTCTCAAGTGATCAAAAGATTTGGAGATAGGGAAAGAACTCCTGTGGAGGTGTTGAAGGCTGTAGGCGGTTTTGAAATAGCGCAGATGGCAGGAGCGTTTTTGGAAGCGGCAGAATTAGGTATGGTTATTCTTGTTGATGGGTTCATAGCATCATCAGCTTTTTTGGTTGCGGGAATGATTAATCCTAAAATATCCGAAAATGCAGTTTTTTGCCATAAATCGCATGAAAAAGGGCATGCATTGATTTTAAACCATTTTAAGGCGAAACCTATATTGGATATGAATCTGAGACTGGGCGAAGGAACTGGATGCGCGTTAGCTTATCCAATAGTCAAAAGCGCAGTAGCTTTCTTTAATGACATGGCAAGTTTTGAAAGTGCGAATGTAAGCAGTGGGAATTAA
- a CDS encoding adenosylcobinamide-GDP ribazoletransferase, whose amino-acid sequence MMIKRELELFLLSLTFFTRLPISVNLEYTDEKLSKSTKYFSLIGILVGGVSALVYWSFSFLFPKEIAVLVSMVSTVLLTGAFHEDGLADVCDGFGGGWTKERILTIMKDSRIGTFGFVGLFLTMLLKFYSLLMIDETVILQAMVFSHAASRFVASTFLHTHEYARIDQEIGKAKPIAQHPLSVFDWMLLIVMVAIVAFFFPSILLAFSIVLAFVFKYFFGRFMQKWVGGYTGDCLGATQQISEVLIYMSILAIWKFI is encoded by the coding sequence ATGATGATAAAAAGAGAACTAGAATTGTTTTTGCTGTCTTTGACATTTTTTACAAGACTGCCCATATCTGTTAACTTGGAGTACACAGATGAAAAATTATCTAAGAGCACGAAGTACTTTTCTTTGATAGGGATATTAGTTGGAGGTGTTTCTGCATTAGTGTACTGGAGTTTTAGTTTTCTTTTTCCTAAAGAAATAGCTGTGCTTGTATCGATGGTCTCAACCGTGTTGTTAACTGGAGCGTTTCATGAAGACGGATTGGCGGATGTTTGTGATGGATTTGGTGGCGGATGGACCAAGGAAAGGATTCTGACTATCATGAAAGATAGTAGAATAGGCACATTTGGCTTTGTTGGATTGTTTTTGACCATGTTGTTGAAGTTCTATTCACTTTTAATGATAGATGAAACTGTAATATTGCAAGCTATGGTTTTTTCACATGCCGCCAGCCGGTTTGTCGCTTCGACATTTCTTCATACGCACGAATATGCAAGAATAGATCAAGAAATTGGAAAAGCCAAGCCTATCGCTCAGCATCCATTGTCAGTTTTTGACTGGATGCTTTTGATAGTTATGGTTGCGATAGTAGCTTTTTTCTTTCCCAGTATTTTATTAGCGTTTTCTATTGTGTTAGCATTTGTATTCAAATATTTTTTTGGAAGATTTATGCAAAAGTGGGTAGGAGGATATACGGGAGATTGTTTGGGAGCGACACAGCAGATTTCTGAAGTTTTAATCTACATGTCTATTTTGGCTATATGGAAATTTATTTGA
- the cobC gene encoding alpha-ribazole phosphatase family protein, whose amino-acid sequence MEIYLIRHTEPDIKKGICYGQTEVPLVSEYKSHIKEVIAKLPEEFDAIISSPWNRCNLLANELTTLKFCTDFRLSELNFGEWEMKFWDDVPKDWYEDFVNNKCEGGESYNDLRVRVEEIWLEILEKNGKDDKVAIVTHASVIRAIVSKVLKINLIDSFNFDISYGSVTKITSSGEFEKVNYLNL is encoded by the coding sequence ATGGAAATTTATTTGATTAGGCATACTGAACCAGATATTAAAAAAGGGATTTGCTATGGTCAAACAGAAGTGCCATTGGTGTCTGAGTACAAGAGTCATATTAAAGAAGTAATCGCCAAATTGCCGGAAGAATTTGACGCTATAATTTCAAGTCCGTGGAATAGATGCAATTTGCTCGCTAATGAACTTACTACATTAAAATTTTGTACAGATTTTAGGCTTTCTGAACTGAATTTTGGTGAATGGGAAATGAAGTTTTGGGATGATGTTCCAAAAGATTGGTATGAAGACTTTGTGAACAATAAATGCGAAGGTGGAGAAAGTTATAATGACTTAAGAGTGAGAGTCGAAGAGATATGGCTTGAGATACTTGAAAAAAATGGAAAGGACGATAAGGTGGCGATCGTAACTCATGCTTCAGTCATAAGAGCAATTGTGTCAAAAGTATTAAAGATAAATTTGATTGATTCATTTAATTTTGATATTTCCTATGGTAGTGTGACCAAGATTACATCTAGTGGTGAATTTGAAAAAGTTAATTATTTGAATTTGTAA